The following proteins are encoded in a genomic region of Nitrospirota bacterium:
- a CDS encoding YaaR family protein, translating into MKVGEVRRVQATTATPSVKARVEEAGSGSSFSNVFDQAQDQQLREELQKKMKEIDSAADGLRKDINADSLWDYRSRVKEFVEIISTRLYHVRGRGVLQTMKVIDTVNAELEELTRIAMEGQKNILRVVQKIEEIRGLLLDLYS; encoded by the coding sequence ATGAAAGTCGGCGAGGTCCGAAGGGTGCAGGCGACGACCGCCACGCCGAGCGTGAAGGCGCGGGTGGAAGAAGCGGGTAGTGGCTCCTCCTTTTCCAATGTTTTCGATCAGGCCCAGGACCAGCAACTTCGCGAGGAGCTCCAGAAGAAGATGAAGGAGATCGATTCGGCGGCGGACGGCCTCCGCAAGGACATCAATGCCGATTCGCTGTGGGACTACCGAAGCCGCGTGAAAGAATTCGTCGAGATCATTTCCACCCGCCTCTACCACGTCCGCGGCAGGGGCGTGCTCCAAACGATGAAAGTCATCGATACGGTCAATGCCGAACTGGAGGAACTCACCCGGATCGCGATGGAAGGGCAGAAGAACATCCTGCGTGTCGTGCAAAAAATAGAGGAAATTCGCGGCCTCCTTCTTGATCTCTACTCGTGA
- a CDS encoding sodium:proton antiporter, which produces MTPAFASEAAGHAIRPDIPLAMSTPFALLLLAIAFVPLFKKHWWEKHYPHVSLVLGVVSVAYYLGYLRYYERPWHTLVEYFSFICLIGSLFVVSSGILIDIERKSTPLANTLLLLFGAVVSNLLGTTGASMLLIRSYLRLNKTRIKGYHVIFFIFVVSNCGGALTPIGDPPLFLGYLKGIPFFWVFKNVWPIWAFTNGLILALFFAIDTYHYRKVNSTLPEVPHKLTFKGIQNVGFLAVILGSVFLDTPVREIIMIAVSVLAYKFSNKEALKFNEFNFEPIREVAILFAGIFATMMPALDWLEQNASTLGVSSPGHFFFATGILSSFLDNAPTYLNFLSAAMGLKAPGAPEHEAVHYLLVNHADYIRAISMGAVFFGANTYIGNAPNFMVKTISEQSGVPTASFIGYMFKYSIPLLIPIFVLDWWIFFRTV; this is translated from the coding sequence ATGACGCCGGCCTTCGCCTCCGAAGCCGCGGGCCACGCGATCCGTCCGGACATCCCGCTGGCGATGTCCACGCCGTTCGCCCTGCTCCTGCTCGCCATCGCGTTTGTTCCTCTATTCAAGAAGCACTGGTGGGAAAAGCACTATCCCCACGTCAGTCTTGTTCTGGGTGTCGTGAGCGTCGCGTACTACCTGGGTTATCTCCGGTATTACGAACGACCCTGGCACACCCTGGTGGAATACTTCAGTTTCATCTGCCTCATCGGCTCCCTGTTCGTGGTGTCGAGCGGCATCCTGATCGACATCGAACGGAAATCGACGCCGCTGGCGAACACGCTGCTCCTCCTGTTCGGCGCCGTCGTCTCGAATCTGTTGGGCACCACGGGCGCATCGATGCTCCTCATCCGGTCGTACCTCCGGCTGAACAAGACCCGGATCAAGGGCTACCACGTGATCTTCTTTATCTTCGTGGTGAGCAACTGCGGCGGCGCGTTGACGCCCATCGGCGATCCGCCGCTCTTCCTCGGGTACTTAAAAGGAATCCCGTTCTTTTGGGTTTTCAAGAATGTCTGGCCGATCTGGGCGTTTACGAACGGACTGATTCTCGCCTTGTTTTTCGCCATCGATACCTACCACTACAGGAAGGTCAATTCGACGCTCCCCGAGGTGCCCCACAAACTCACCTTCAAGGGCATTCAGAATGTCGGATTCCTGGCCGTCATCCTCGGCTCCGTCTTTCTCGATACGCCGGTTCGGGAGATCATCATGATTGCGGTTTCCGTGCTGGCTTACAAGTTCTCGAACAAGGAGGCGTTGAAGTTCAACGAGTTCAATTTCGAGCCGATTCGTGAGGTGGCGATTCTCTTCGCCGGCATCTTCGCCACGATGATGCCGGCGCTGGATTGGTTGGAACAGAACGCCTCGACGCTGGGGGTATCCTCGCCAGGCCATTTCTTTTTCGCCACGGGGATCCTATCGAGCTTTCTGGACAACGCGCCTACCTATCTGAACTTCCTGAGTGCCGCGATGGGCCTCAAGGCGCCGGGAGCGCCCGAGCATGAAGCCGTGCACTATCTCCTGGTGAATCACGCGGACTACATCCGCGCGATATCGATGGGCGCGGTTTTTTTCGGAGCGAACACCTACATCGGCAACGCGCCGAACTTCATGGTCAAGACGATTTCAGAGCAGTCCGGCGTGCCGACGGCGAGTTTCATCGGGTACATGTTCAAGTACTCGATCCCGCTTCTGATCCCGATCTTCGTTCTCGACTGGTGGATTTTCTTCAGGACGGTCTGA
- a CDS encoding urate hydroxylase PuuD, whose amino-acid sequence MDKATLLLVLRWIHVVAGVLWIGLLYFFNLVNVPFQKELEAEVKPKVNPKLQPRALYWFRHSAMVTFVSGLIYFIHLAAPKAALLKWAVVVGVAYAIIYSLLQPAKGALNNGKLLAVIIGAVALILAVAGVAWIDPSIASPNTLFIAIGGGFGTIMFLNVWLIIWPNQKKVLGLVQATPEEKPLCARRAFLASRTNAWLSLPMLFFMTANHSPMLFSGLTM is encoded by the coding sequence ATGGACAAAGCGACTCTGTTGCTGGTTCTAAGATGGATTCACGTCGTGGCCGGTGTTCTATGGATCGGCCTCCTATATTTTTTCAACCTGGTGAACGTGCCCTTCCAGAAAGAATTGGAAGCGGAGGTGAAGCCGAAAGTGAATCCCAAGCTTCAACCGCGGGCCCTCTATTGGTTCAGGCACTCGGCCATGGTGACGTTCGTCTCCGGCTTGATCTACTTTATCCATCTGGCGGCGCCGAAAGCAGCCCTGCTGAAGTGGGCCGTGGTGGTTGGCGTGGCGTATGCGATCATCTACTCGCTCCTTCAGCCGGCGAAGGGCGCCCTCAACAATGGGAAACTTCTCGCCGTGATCATCGGCGCGGTGGCGCTGATTCTCGCGGTGGCGGGCGTGGCGTGGATCGATCCCAGTATCGCCTCTCCCAATACGCTTTTCATCGCCATCGGCGGCGGTTTCGGGACGATCATGTTCCTGAATGTCTGGCTCATCATCTGGCCGAACCAGAAGAAAGTGTTGGGACTGGTGCAGGCGACTCCGGAGGAGAAGCCCCTGTGCGCGCGTCGCGCTTTTCTGGCATCCCGTACCAATGCCTGGCTCTCGCTTCCGATGCTGTTCTTCATGACCGCGAACCACAGCCCGATGCTGTTCTCCGGGCTGACGATGTGA
- a CDS encoding cobalamin B12-binding domain-containing protein has protein sequence MKVLLVQSPRYYWPYVGEGDNHLMPQWMPCLAASIRQAGHSVRAVDCMASHIGWRSLADIIREEKPHVIGVGENHCLYAQEAIKVFQLAKSIDPGIKTIAGGVHFTNLVEPNLMAYPIDYIAIGEGEKTFVELLDELERQNPRPDKVTGLAYRTNGHVSRTAPRVLEHDLDTYPLPAYDLMPMEQYGKSKYLFAPGGTTAQHSRGCVSRCNFCVWWVQNADRKIINGEEKLFPRWRTKSVGRTVEEIEILSRRYGKNFLVFVDDAWNIDCHWTDKFANEMARRHLPTQWFAFMRADCMMRDERLGLNEKLVHAGMTHISIGVERHQDTDLAEMRKGFYKDDLTRECFGMLKRNHPTVFRQGTFIVGIRDETRESMYQQLQYAKELGLDYPGFHPLTPVPGTEVWEDAKARGWIEVDDFSYYDWMTPIMSSTHLSRREIEEILIDISRKFVGLRWLMRGLADRHAYRRNMYVWWLLVSLRIAADALRQKLNPFRKSVYTALVKPTWYDH, from the coding sequence ATGAAGGTTCTTCTCGTCCAATCGCCTCGTTACTACTGGCCTTACGTCGGTGAGGGCGACAATCACCTGATGCCGCAATGGATGCCCTGTCTCGCGGCGTCGATCCGGCAGGCGGGTCACAGCGTACGCGCGGTCGATTGCATGGCCTCCCACATCGGATGGAGAAGCCTCGCCGACATCATCCGAGAAGAAAAGCCCCACGTCATCGGCGTCGGCGAGAATCACTGCCTCTACGCGCAGGAAGCGATCAAGGTCTTCCAACTCGCGAAGTCGATCGATCCCGGCATAAAGACGATTGCCGGCGGAGTCCATTTCACCAATTTGGTGGAGCCGAATCTCATGGCCTATCCCATCGACTACATCGCGATCGGTGAAGGGGAGAAGACTTTCGTCGAACTATTGGACGAACTGGAGCGTCAAAATCCGCGGCCCGACAAGGTGACGGGACTCGCTTATCGCACCAACGGCCATGTCAGCCGGACCGCGCCGCGCGTCCTCGAGCACGATCTCGACACTTACCCCCTGCCCGCGTACGACCTCATGCCGATGGAGCAGTACGGGAAATCGAAATACCTCTTCGCGCCCGGCGGGACGACCGCCCAGCACAGCCGGGGGTGCGTCAGCCGCTGCAATTTCTGCGTCTGGTGGGTGCAGAACGCGGATCGAAAGATCATCAACGGTGAGGAAAAACTGTTCCCCCGCTGGCGCACGAAAAGCGTGGGGAGGACCGTCGAGGAAATCGAGATTCTCAGCCGGCGGTACGGGAAGAATTTTCTCGTGTTCGTCGACGACGCCTGGAACATCGACTGCCACTGGACCGACAAATTCGCAAACGAGATGGCCCGCCGCCATCTCCCCACCCAGTGGTTCGCTTTCATGCGCGCCGATTGCATGATGCGGGATGAACGGCTGGGCCTCAACGAAAAACTCGTCCATGCGGGAATGACCCACATCAGCATCGGGGTTGAGCGCCATCAGGACACCGATCTCGCCGAAATGCGGAAGGGATTTTACAAGGACGACTTGACCCGCGAGTGTTTCGGCATGCTCAAGCGGAATCATCCGACGGTGTTCCGACAAGGAACCTTCATCGTCGGTATCCGCGACGAAACGCGTGAAAGCATGTACCAGCAACTCCAGTACGCGAAGGAATTGGGACTGGATTATCCCGGCTTCCATCCTCTCACGCCGGTCCCCGGCACGGAGGTATGGGAGGACGCAAAAGCCCGAGGGTGGATCGAGGTGGACGATTTCTCCTATTACGACTGGATGACGCCGATCATGTCGAGCACCCATCTCTCGCGCCGGGAGATCGAGGAAATCCTCATCGACATCAGCCGCAAATTCGTCGGCCTGCGATGGCTCATGCGGGGCCTCGCGGATCGGCACGCCTACCGCCGGAACATGTACGTCTGGTGGCTCCTGGTCAGCCTGCGCATCGCGGCGGACGCGCTGCGACAAAAACTCAATCCGTTCCGAAAGAGCGTGTATACCGCGCTCGTCAAGCCGACCTGGTATGATCACTGA
- a CDS encoding cobalamin B12-binding domain-containing protein: MRVALINPNMDSLKAVGAFSKVYCVMPPINLGYLAAVLEKEGHEVTVIDEAAEGLSLAEIIDRLRRASPGMIGMGCLTQSAPHVMEISRAIAGAFPGLPRVMGNTHADYFAEPILREGDADVVVHNEGEYTFAHLARTFEHKGDLQEVEGISYRDGDRIVRTPPRTMQPDLNRIPYPAWHLFPRSRYRLFTFAEIERPGTLILGSRGCPFKCNYCSLLIMGHDRRRRTLEDMADEMEFMHETYGYRQISFIDPIFPFSRKEGLEFAQLLVKRGLNRKIVWTTETRVDLVTPELLEALREAGCRRVMYGFEVGSEESLDAIDKGTTIDKARRAAKWTKEAGMEIIGFFMVGCPGETLESIDRTVRFSHELDVDFAKFNVFVPYPGTEIFEEFSKKNGGLPTDWVRYTSYPTGGNPPVYIPPGLSVEQLIVAQRRAHRMFYLRPKMIARHMFKIRTIPFSHMVYGALGLLGEN, translated from the coding sequence GTGCGCGTAGCTCTGATCAATCCGAACATGGACAGCCTGAAGGCCGTCGGGGCCTTCAGCAAAGTGTACTGCGTCATGCCCCCGATCAACCTGGGTTACCTCGCCGCCGTGCTCGAAAAGGAGGGACACGAGGTGACCGTCATCGACGAAGCCGCGGAAGGGCTGAGCCTCGCGGAAATCATCGACCGCCTCCGACGGGCCTCCCCGGGCATGATCGGCATGGGCTGCCTCACACAGTCCGCGCCGCATGTCATGGAAATCAGCCGGGCCATCGCCGGGGCCTTTCCCGGCCTCCCCCGCGTGATGGGCAACACCCACGCGGACTATTTCGCGGAGCCGATTCTCCGCGAGGGTGATGCGGACGTCGTGGTCCACAACGAAGGGGAATACACCTTCGCCCACCTGGCACGAACCTTCGAACACAAGGGCGACTTGCAAGAGGTCGAAGGGATTTCCTATCGGGACGGCGACCGGATCGTCCGCACGCCCCCGCGAACGATGCAACCGGATCTCAATCGGATCCCCTACCCCGCGTGGCACCTCTTCCCGCGCTCCCGCTACCGGCTTTTCACCTTCGCCGAAATCGAGCGGCCGGGCACGCTCATTCTCGGGTCTCGCGGCTGCCCGTTCAAGTGCAACTATTGCAGCCTGCTCATCATGGGACACGACCGCCGGCGGCGCACGCTCGAAGACATGGCCGACGAAATGGAGTTCATGCACGAAACGTACGGCTACAGGCAGATCTCGTTCATCGATCCGATTTTTCCCTTCAGCCGGAAGGAAGGATTGGAGTTCGCTCAACTCCTCGTGAAACGGGGTCTGAACCGGAAGATCGTGTGGACCACGGAAACCCGCGTCGATCTCGTGACGCCGGAGCTCCTCGAGGCGCTGAGGGAGGCCGGCTGCCGCAGGGTCATGTACGGATTCGAGGTCGGCTCCGAGGAAAGTCTCGATGCCATCGACAAGGGAACGACGATTGACAAGGCCCGCCGCGCGGCCAAATGGACGAAGGAAGCGGGCATGGAAATCATCGGCTTCTTCATGGTCGGTTGCCCCGGCGAGACGCTGGAATCGATCGACCGTACCGTGCGGTTCTCACATGAACTGGACGTGGATTTCGCGAAGTTCAATGTGTTCGTCCCGTACCCCGGCACGGAGATCTTCGAGGAGTTCAGCAAGAAGAACGGCGGTCTCCCCACGGATTGGGTGCGATACACGAGCTACCCGACGGGCGGAAACCCTCCCGTCTACATTCCGCCCGGACTGTCCGTGGAACAGCTCATCGTGGCCCAGCGACGAGCCCACCGGATGTTCTACCTCCGTCCCAAGATGATCGCGAGACACATGTTCAAAATCCGCACGATTCCTTTCTCTCATATGGTGTACGGCGCCCTCGGTCTTCTCGGGGAGAACTGA
- a CDS encoding class I SAM-dependent methyltransferase: MLGESSNLIDPFSAGPRSIPSRVSPSPSVCREGDAPDGHTPPGSDFEGITKEQFVRQSWDRRVAYADRRVQKWQHLWNGNIRSVLDVGIGSGVMTEIMRRRMPSSPSIWVGSDVDREILSLCRKYSTAENPVLLVRNDAKSLPFRPLFFDLVFSEGSIHHFENPEQMAREMWAVVKPGGWLVLWDFSRSHWKVRLFRVYLELLERVHLLRGLRKATLESIRRSREASEVQTLLRRLPNVGGIEFKHDRTQFAFLLAKPSASTL; the protein is encoded by the coding sequence ATGTTGGGCGAATCGTCGAATTTGATCGACCCATTTAGCGCGGGACCGCGGTCCATTCCATCGCGGGTCTCTCCCTCTCCCTCGGTCTGCCGGGAAGGCGACGCCCCCGACGGGCACACTCCGCCGGGAAGCGATTTCGAGGGAATCACCAAGGAACAGTTCGTGCGCCAGAGCTGGGACAGGCGGGTTGCCTATGCGGACCGGCGTGTCCAGAAATGGCAGCATCTCTGGAACGGGAATATCCGGTCCGTGCTCGACGTGGGAATTGGGAGCGGCGTGATGACGGAGATCATGCGGAGGAGAATGCCGTCGTCTCCGTCCATCTGGGTCGGATCCGATGTGGACCGGGAGATTCTAAGCCTGTGTAGGAAATACTCGACCGCCGAAAATCCGGTCTTGCTCGTGCGTAACGACGCGAAATCGCTTCCATTTCGCCCGCTGTTTTTCGATCTGGTCTTTTCGGAGGGATCGATCCATCACTTCGAGAATCCGGAACAAATGGCTCGGGAGATGTGGGCGGTAGTGAAACCGGGAGGATGGTTGGTCTTATGGGATTTCAGTCGCAGTCACTGGAAAGTGCGTCTTTTCCGAGTCTACTTGGAACTCCTTGAGCGGGTGCATCTGCTCCGTGGCCTCCGCAAGGCCACGCTCGAATCGATCCGAAGGTCCCGGGAGGCGTCCGAAGTGCAGACCCTTCTGAGGAGGCTGCCCAACGTCGGGGGCATTGAGTTCAAGCACGATCGTACCCAATTCGCTTTCCTGCTGGCCAAACCGTCCGCCTCCACCTTGTAG
- a CDS encoding U32 family peptidase: MFDVMTGPPTTVRGQIRVVTGMDFPTEAPALAEAGASEVYCGLRGAGATRSSTNRRDNPLCNLDGEKQLRELVKMAHGSNLRVQFALNTFYDEQSLGVAMQQALRAQDAGVDGVIVADLGLLRSLETSRFPLPLTLSCLGVVYNTEAIKFYLRFPIRRIVLPRHVTLREMARLCVAYPELEFEAFVFHDRCPFEDGFCNLAHEIPGSLQTRLLATHAAKAAMRLVPDRLRHAAGRPALACLHARSIERKQGKGMDERGRPLEEKVREVLAEHDVYAACALCDIPLLVRIGIRYLKIVNRGSTTTRKTQTIRLIRSALTRQGDEGFKRDSDHARESCLEYRRVFGRNCGPRTCYYPPDSPRHAW; the protein is encoded by the coding sequence GTGTTCGATGTGATGACCGGCCCTCCCACAACCGTCCGAGGACAAATCCGGGTTGTAACGGGAATGGATTTTCCAACCGAGGCCCCCGCGTTGGCAGAGGCTGGGGCTTCCGAAGTGTACTGCGGTCTTCGGGGGGCAGGTGCCACACGATCGTCCACCAACCGGCGCGACAATCCCCTTTGCAATCTGGATGGCGAGAAACAACTGAGGGAATTGGTCAAGATGGCCCACGGTTCCAACCTGCGCGTCCAGTTTGCACTCAATACTTTCTACGACGAACAGAGCCTGGGGGTGGCGATGCAGCAGGCGTTGCGGGCTCAGGACGCGGGCGTCGACGGGGTGATCGTCGCGGACTTGGGGCTTCTGCGGAGCTTGGAAACCAGTCGGTTTCCCCTTCCTCTCACTCTGAGCTGTCTTGGCGTGGTGTACAACACGGAAGCGATCAAGTTCTACCTGCGGTTCCCGATACGTAGGATCGTCCTGCCCCGCCATGTTACCCTCCGCGAAATGGCTCGGCTCTGTGTCGCTTACCCCGAGCTGGAGTTCGAAGCCTTTGTGTTTCACGATCGCTGCCCCTTCGAGGACGGCTTCTGCAATCTCGCGCACGAGATACCGGGCTCTTTGCAGACCAGGCTCCTGGCCACCCATGCGGCCAAAGCCGCCATGCGCCTGGTACCGGATCGCCTGAGACATGCCGCCGGTCGGCCGGCTCTGGCTTGCCTTCATGCGAGGAGCATTGAGCGGAAGCAGGGCAAGGGTATGGATGAGAGAGGACGTCCCCTCGAGGAAAAGGTCCGAGAAGTGTTGGCAGAACATGATGTCTACGCCGCATGTGCTCTATGCGACATTCCACTCCTCGTTCGAATAGGAATCAGGTATCTCAAGATTGTGAACAGGGGAAGCACGACTACACGCAAGACCCAGACGATACGCCTCATCCGGTCAGCCCTGACGCGGCAAGGGGACGAAGGTTTCAAGCGAGACTCAGACCATGCTAGAGAGAGCTGTCTTGAGTACCGCCGCGTTTTCGGTAGGAACTGCGGCCCGAGAACCTGCTATTACCCCCCGGACTCCCCCCGGCATGCCTGGTAG
- a CDS encoding cobalamin B12-binding domain-containing protein, with protein MKIVLVNPSCDQRKTMRLFARYNHALPPMGLLYIAAVLEQRGHSVVLIDAFAEKLCAEEVVRRIGEAGPGLVGITCVTPSATEAVAIGQGVREARLAPVVMGNLHAVTFREEFLLRGYADFVVRGEGEEAMSELAARLEQGRNPGDVLGLSYIEGGAIHDTGDREPIVDLDALPFPAWHLAPLAKYRAIPLAEIARKVMLVAAGRDCPYRCQFCAHWKIVRPGFRRRSGKNVADEIEYLIEHFGIEAVVFVDAIFPVNAAQCDEVCGEIIRRRLHKKITWVSETRPDLFTRSLGESMREAGCTRVMFGLECGSEDLLRGVGKSTSVAQAREAVATARAVGFEVVGFFMLGLPGENWESFRRTMDLAKSLDLDLANFPLVVPYPGTLLYGRYEEAGAIRSHDWSEYGAYPSKELPYRHDRLSSASLIEMQKIAHFKFYIRPRMIYRHLFQLKKTPVREVLSGGLSALWEFATRSRAGALESFRPQS; from the coding sequence ATGAAAATCGTTCTCGTTAATCCTTCATGCGATCAGAGAAAAACGATGCGACTGTTTGCGCGATACAATCATGCCCTGCCGCCCATGGGCCTGTTATACATTGCCGCCGTCCTCGAACAGCGCGGGCATTCTGTCGTCTTGATTGATGCATTTGCGGAGAAACTCTGCGCGGAGGAGGTCGTGCGAAGGATCGGGGAGGCTGGGCCCGGCCTCGTGGGAATTACCTGCGTCACTCCAAGTGCCACGGAGGCTGTTGCGATCGGCCAAGGCGTCCGTGAGGCCCGCTTGGCGCCTGTCGTGATGGGCAACTTGCATGCGGTTACATTTCGCGAGGAGTTTCTCCTCCGAGGGTACGCAGATTTTGTTGTGCGGGGTGAAGGGGAGGAGGCAATGTCCGAGTTGGCGGCAAGGCTGGAGCAGGGTCGAAACCCTGGAGATGTCCTCGGACTCTCTTATATCGAGGGAGGGGCCATCCACGATACGGGCGACCGGGAGCCGATCGTGGACCTGGATGCGCTGCCCTTCCCAGCCTGGCACCTCGCACCGTTGGCGAAGTACCGAGCCATACCGCTGGCGGAAATTGCAAGAAAAGTCATGTTGGTTGCCGCAGGGCGAGACTGCCCGTATCGCTGTCAATTCTGCGCGCATTGGAAAATCGTCCGGCCGGGCTTTCGCCGGCGGTCGGGCAAGAACGTTGCAGATGAGATCGAATACCTCATCGAACACTTTGGCATCGAAGCCGTTGTGTTTGTCGACGCGATTTTCCCCGTGAACGCGGCCCAGTGTGACGAGGTGTGTGGGGAGATCATACGCCGGAGACTTCACAAGAAAATCACATGGGTCTCGGAGACGCGGCCGGACCTGTTTACACGCTCCCTCGGTGAGTCCATGCGCGAAGCCGGGTGCACGAGAGTCATGTTTGGTCTTGAGTGCGGTTCCGAGGACCTCTTGCGCGGGGTGGGCAAGTCCACCAGTGTGGCCCAAGCGCGAGAGGCCGTCGCGACGGCGAGGGCCGTCGGCTTCGAGGTTGTGGGATTCTTCATGCTCGGTCTGCCCGGCGAGAACTGGGAAAGCTTCCGCCGCACCATGGATTTGGCGAAGAGTTTGGACTTGGACCTGGCGAACTTTCCCCTTGTCGTCCCGTACCCGGGGACTCTGCTCTACGGGCGATATGAGGAGGCCGGGGCCATCCGGTCGCACGATTGGTCGGAATACGGGGCTTACCCCTCGAAGGAGTTGCCGTATCGGCATGACCGGTTGAGTTCGGCCAGCCTGATCGAGATGCAGAAGATCGCGCATTTCAAGTTCTACATTCGTCCCCGAATGATTTACCGCCACCTGTTTCAGCTGAAGAAAACACCTGTGCGCGAGGTGCTGTCGGGCGGACTCTCGGCTCTTTGGGAATTTGCGACACGATCCCGTGCCGGGGCGTTGGAGAGTTTTCGGCCCCAATCTTGA
- a CDS encoding radical SAM protein, whose protein sequence is MSRVLLLNPPGRRRYIRDNYCSHVSKGRYLYHPIDLLVQSGILRARGEQSTVIGVLDAIAEGLKPEEGLRRVQDFRPDFVLSLAGIVSWPEDAVFLSAVKHATRAEMALTGDKPLFEWPEMMDRLPWMDAVLLDYTTDAFARHVFDGHAARGLALRGARRPARAGPEMGPPNRVVNVPPPFWDAFPLSRYRLMQARHHPFMTVFASLGCPWRCTFCPMERIPFVRRDLSNLLEELDQLRRLGYREIKFRDQTFGADRDYYEQLCRGMIAYRLGFGWSCETRTDVVDYPFLSLMKEAGCHTVMMGVETSTQNVLRHTRKGQRPGSVPSAFQACRELGMKSLAHFIIGLPGETPETTERLVEYALQLRPTYAAFNVAGPAPGTTLLDRALAQGWLRSSREAIDNSDSYPPMELPGFSSREVWTWHRRAVRKFYLSPSTWLRMASSVRTFREWLCLFSEAVSLLQRILVRALRWSPHPPIAPSPFHPTAGPDHGTAVPHAARDVLLSRLFSSSPTS, encoded by the coding sequence GTGTCCAGAGTATTGCTGTTAAATCCCCCCGGCCGTCGCCGCTATATTCGCGACAACTATTGCAGCCACGTTTCCAAGGGAAGGTACCTCTATCATCCCATCGATCTACTCGTCCAAAGTGGAATCCTGAGAGCGCGGGGAGAACAGAGCACCGTTATCGGGGTGCTGGACGCAATCGCCGAAGGTCTCAAACCGGAGGAGGGCCTCCGCCGCGTACAGGATTTCCGCCCTGACTTTGTGCTGAGTCTTGCCGGAATTGTCTCCTGGCCCGAAGACGCCGTTTTCCTCTCCGCCGTCAAGCATGCCACTCGCGCCGAAATGGCATTGACGGGAGACAAGCCTCTGTTCGAATGGCCAGAAATGATGGACCGGCTGCCTTGGATGGACGCCGTCCTATTGGACTACACCACCGACGCATTCGCCCGACACGTTTTCGATGGTCATGCCGCACGGGGTCTGGCGCTCCGGGGCGCCCGGAGACCGGCACGCGCAGGCCCGGAAATGGGCCCCCCGAACCGAGTCGTGAATGTCCCCCCCCCTTTCTGGGATGCTTTTCCCCTGTCTCGTTACCGCCTGATGCAGGCGAGGCACCATCCCTTCATGACCGTGTTCGCAAGCCTGGGGTGTCCTTGGCGTTGTACCTTCTGTCCGATGGAACGCATCCCGTTCGTTCGGCGAGACCTCTCCAACCTGCTGGAGGAGCTGGATCAACTCCGCCGACTCGGCTACCGGGAGATCAAGTTTCGGGACCAAACGTTCGGGGCGGATCGCGACTACTATGAGCAACTTTGCAGGGGAATGATTGCCTATCGATTGGGATTCGGTTGGAGCTGCGAAACTCGAACCGATGTTGTGGACTATCCATTCCTTTCATTGATGAAGGAAGCCGGGTGCCATACGGTGATGATGGGAGTAGAAACTTCCACTCAGAATGTTCTTCGGCACACACGCAAGGGCCAGCGCCCCGGATCAGTGCCGAGTGCTTTCCAAGCTTGCCGAGAACTGGGAATGAAAAGCCTTGCTCATTTTATTATTGGCCTTCCCGGCGAGACCCCGGAAACCACGGAACGGCTGGTCGAATACGCTTTACAACTCCGGCCGACCTATGCGGCCTTCAATGTGGCCGGACCGGCGCCGGGAACGACCCTGCTGGATCGGGCCCTTGCGCAGGGCTGGTTACGCTCCAGCCGCGAGGCGATCGATAATTCCGATTCCTACCCACCCATGGAGCTGCCTGGATTTTCTTCCCGTGAAGTTTGGACATGGCACCGCAGAGCCGTCCGAAAGTTCTACCTGAGTCCATCCACGTGGCTCCGCATGGCCTCCAGCGTCAGGACGTTCCGCGAATGGCTTTGCCTGTTCTCGGAAGCCGTTTCCCTGCTTCAACGAATTCTGGTCCGGGCCCTTCGATGGAGTCCACACCCCCCAATCGCGCCATCCCCTTTCCATCCTACTGCCGGTCCTGACCATGGGACCGCCGTTCCGCACGCTGCGAGAGATGTTCTTCTCTCACGGCTTTTCTCAAGTTCGCCGACCTCTTGA